Proteins found in one Mangifera indica cultivar Alphonso chromosome 15, CATAS_Mindica_2.1, whole genome shotgun sequence genomic segment:
- the LOC123198099 gene encoding phosphatidylinositol 4-phosphate 5-kinase 4-like, which translates to MSKEQYSSMAKAWEATIRKTQAARKRANSIFGTTSVAHADDENDQECTEKFAETSNVEKILSNGDYYMGQWYDNFPHGQGKYLWVDGCMYEGEWYKGKTMGKGRFSWPSGATYEGEFKMGFMDGNGTCTGSNGDTYKGQWVMNMKHGHGVKRYANGDSYDGEWRCGVQEGQGKYHWKNGNFYVGEWKQAVICGKGIFVWTNGNVYDGFWEDGVPKGNGTFKWPDESFYVGNWSRDPNEQNGNYFPSESGLERNLEWDPQNIYNVDLSDCKVSSGEKLSVMPSQKKLAVWLSSKGDHDKPRRLSVDGRVSVGLERPLDRMQLWDGDDKNIFPGRVSDGDLYVNYQNDHLKNSANAAAALEPIRLPRPGKRQGETISKGHKNYELMLNLQLGIRHSVGRPAPAASFDLKASAFDPKEKVWTKFPPEGTKHTPPHQSCEFKWKDYCPLVFRTLRKLFKVDPADYMISICGNDALRELSSPGKSGSFFYLTNDDRYMIKTIKKSELKVFLRMLPAYYNHFRSFESTLVTKFYGLHSVKLTGPIQRKVRFIIMGNLFCSEYTIHRRYDLKGSSLGRITDKPETDIDENTILKDLDLNFIFRLHKSWFQEFCRQIDRDCELLEQERIMDYSLLVGLHFRHTANGELIPSGAPTPAVDSESSDSNIPRLCREDMDQPYWWLGRIRLGLNMPALVERTVRRNECELQLIGEPTGEYYEVIMFFGIIDILQDYDITKKLEHAYKSFHYDPTSISAVDPRQYSKRFRDFILNVFAEDNI; encoded by the exons ATGAGCAAAGAGCAATACAGCAGCATGGCGAAGGCATGGGAAGCCACGATACGAAAAACACAGGCGGCGAGAAAGCGCGCTAACAGCATCTTTGGGACGACATCCGTAGCCCATGCCGACGATGAAAACGATCAAGAGTGTACGGAAAAATTTGCAGAGACGTCCAATGTTGAAAAGATTTTATCAAATGGAGACTACTATATGGGGCAATGGTACGATAATTTTCCTCATGGACAAGGAAAATATTTGTGGGTGGACGGATGCATGTATGAAGGAGAATGGTATAAAGGAAAAACAATGGGTAAAGGAAGGTTTAGTTGGCCATCAGGAGCGACTTATGAGGGAGAATTTAAAATGGGTTTTATGGATGGAAATGGTACATGTACTGGATCAAATGGAGATACTTATAAAGGGCAATGGGTGATGAACATGAAACATGGTCATGGAGTAAAACGTTATGCCAATGGGGATTCGTATGATGGTGAATGGCGATGTGGAGTTCAAGAAGGGCAAGGGAAATACCATTGGAAGAATGGTAATTTCTACGTTGGTGAATGGAAACAAGCAGTTATTTGTGGGAAAGGGATATTTGTATGGACTAATGGGAATGTATATGATGGTTTTTGGGAAGATGGTGTACCAAAAGGAAATGGGACCTTTAAATGGCCTGATGAGAGTTTTTATGTGGGGAATTGGAGTAGGGATCCTAATGAGCAAAATGGGAATTATTTTCCTTCGGAATCCGGGTTAGAGAGAAATCTAGAATGGGATcctcaaaatatttataatgtgGATTTATCGGATTGCAAAGTTTCATCTGGAGAAAAACTTTCAGTGATGCCATCTCAAAAGAAATTGGCAGTATGGCTTTCTTCAAAAGGGGATCATGATAAGCCAAGGAGGCTTTCAGTTGATGGGAGGGTAAGTGTGGGCTTGGAGAGGCCACTAGATAGAATGCAACTGTGGGATGGCGATGATAAAAACATCTTTCCCGGGAGGGTTTCAGATGGGGATTTGtatgttaattatcaaaatgatcATCTTAAGAATAGTGCTAATGCTGCTGCTGCTTTGGAGCCAATAAGATTGCCAAGGCCTGGAAAAAGACAAGGAGAAACAATAAGTAAAGGCCATAAAAATTATGAGCTTATGCTTAATTTGCAGCTTGGAATAAG ACATTCAGTTGGAAGGCCTGCGCCAGCAGCATCCTTTGATCTAAAGGCCTCAGCTTTCGATCCTAAGGAAAAGGTATGGACAAAATTTCCACCAGAGGGAACTAAACACACTCCACCGCATCAATCCTGTGAATTTAAATGGAAAGATTACTGCCCATTAGTGTTCAG GACTTTGAGAAAACTGTTCAAGGTGGACCCAGCTGATTACATGATATCTATTTGTGGAAACGATGCCCTAAGGGAGCTTTCATCTCCTGGTAAAAGTGGTAGCTTTTTTTACTTGACCAATGATGATCGCTACATGATCAAGACAATTAAGAAGTCTGAACTTAAA GTTTTTTTAAGAATGCTTCCAGCCTACTACAATCATTTTCGATCCTTTGAGAGCACTCTCGTCACCAAATTTTATGGTCTACATTCTGTAAAGTTAACTGGTCCAATTCAGAGGAAG GTACGCTTTATCATTATGGGGAATCTGTTTTGTTCAGAATATACCATTCATAGACGGTATGACTTGAAAGGATCTTCCCTTGGTCGCATAACAGACAAGCCCGAAACAGATATTGATGAAAACACTATTCTAAAAGACCTTGatcttaatttcatatttagGCTACACAAGTCTTGGTTTCAAGAATTCTGCAG ACAAATTGATAGAGATTGCGAGCTTCTGGAGCAAGAGAGAATTATGGACTATAGTCTTCTAGTGGGTCTTCACTTTAGACATACTGCAAATGGGGAATTGATTCCTTCTGGAGCTCCAACTCCTGCAG TAGATTCTGAAAGTAGTGATTCAAATATTCCTCGACTATGTAGAGAAGACATGGATCAACCA TATTGGTGGTTGGGCAGAATTAGGTTGGGTTTGAACATGCCAGCTCTGGTTGAAAGAACagtgagaagaaatgaatgcgAATTGCAGCTGATAGGAGAACCAACTGGAGAATATTACGAAGTTATAATGTTCTTTGGAATCATAGACATACTTCAAGATTATGACATTACCAAGAAGCTGGAGCATGCATATAAATCTTTCCATTATGATCCCACTTCTATTTCAGCTGTTGATCCAAGGCAGTATTCAAAGCGGTTTCGTGATTTCATACTTAATGTTTTTGCTGAAGACAATAtctaa